The following DNA comes from Chitinivibrionia bacterium.
CTCTGTTAGGAATGCACAAAATTACAGGAAACCCCAAACTCATCGCCAAATCAATATTATATTTTTTATCAGTTATAGGCGTGTAAATTCCACCTGCCGTTTCAACAAAAAATGTATCGTAATTTTCGGAAACCTCTGTGATTTTTCGCACAAGCTCATAAAAATCCACATCGTCGCTTCCCTCTTTGTAAGCAGCCAAATGCGGCGACGCGGGCATTTTGAAAGTGCGATAAATTAGCGACGAATAAACTTCAGGCGAAACATTTAGTCCCGCTTTCGCAAAAATAAAATCCAAATCGGGCGAACGACCGTCTGCGCTTCCTGTTTGCACAGGCTTGCAGGCAATGGCGTTTTCGCCGTTTTCGAGCGCGGATTTAAGAAGTGTCGCCGTGGCGAATGTTTTACCGCAATCGGTATCGGGTGCAAGAATTGTATATTTTTTTTTCATATTTTCCTCCGTGGTTTGTGGGGAAAATACGTTTTGCCAAAGAAAGAAAATTCATCAAAACCAAAATACTTCCGAAATCCAACAAGAAAAAATATTATTTTATAAACAACAATAATAAAAAAGGGGCAACAAATGACAAGAGAAGAGCAAAATGTCTTTTTAAGTAAAGAATACGCCGAGGCAATCCGTTAT
Coding sequences within:
- the bioD gene encoding dethiobiotin synthase; the encoded protein is MKKKYTILAPDTDCGKTFATATLLKSALENGENAIACKPVQTGSADGRSPDLDFIFAKAGLNVSPEVYSSLIYRTFKMPASPHLAAYKEGSDDVDFYELVRKITEVSENYDTFFVETAGGIYTPITDKKYNIDLAMSLGFPVILCIPNRVGAISLSVMSAITLQRRGIEIAGAVFSQTIKPKNEDDEEICEDNPLFFYGATGIKVIADIKFCENK